In one Culex quinquefasciatus strain JHB chromosome 2, VPISU_Cqui_1.0_pri_paternal, whole genome shotgun sequence genomic region, the following are encoded:
- the LOC6037536 gene encoding uncharacterized protein LOC6037536 isoform X2: MWLWVLVAASFGGCAVLGNVAPHRGESLLMPDERTSLDDCHVRFYKFYQSGQGGIGGRPARLNEFAHMGAIGWVQPDGEVAWKCGGSLIWDNFVLTAAHCAVDERNFRPDVVRFGDLNIFSAEGDETAQQVKIAEVIRHPEHRFSANYHDVALLRLERNVTINKAVVPACLWPHQEVRFKRMHAVGWGQVGFGEKQTPELLKMELSPVPSSDCEKVFNNETIRKLRSGLQEQHICASDKVADTCQGDSGGPLQVKLMHNIRETPFIVGVTSFGLPCSPDSPGVYTRVAPYLDWILVTMKESGAPVDEQTFNTTTCAHRYVKLRDYYDAIVTKRNGSRSEIDAFQQHLITRQGLPPFVAKLGWGNGTEANDNCYGVIVDEETVLTVADCTEFKGKQLSHIVHPTSVEISSVHVHPRYKKGTSYYNIAILKLKSFLNYIQPSCIWHGTELPRKQFETLGFGRTDLVAALYEGDELELNPRTSPLISRISARNESTCRISAAHLPRIKHGLAREHVCAGNDFFLVPEMCHLPAGAPLHSSVVLQSDSYDTTFALTQFGRDCGYGEHLIATRLFSHVDWLKSVLLPAGGGFAGGAVQFLDPDRFEGDRCRVEVDGDGRCVPLGQCFSSGKEFAQQKVVKFCSNTRVVCCLMERIEEIKQKLRRTELDECPAVVRSLKPQYLTTLVTFGWRNGTSYNYRCLGSIITRHMVITTRSCLEDGKPDVVIINEKVNMFPVGDVRFHDSYNATDSSFDIALVEVSKPFTWTSHVFPNCLWTNKTHTPLVMRRIYVSDKGNLTMEHVVSKYNSDCQRQHPTQLRRSKLCVKRPSTADKVAMCSNSGDVLLSQAADYVTYLVGLGLRERECERWDYGTYTRMSALVGWIKSHVAG; encoded by the exons TTGCACCACACCGCGGTGAATCGTTGCTGATGCCCGACGAGCGCACCAGCCTGGACGACTGCCACGTGCGGTTCTACAAATTTTACCAGTCCGGCCAGGGCGGTATCGGTGGGCGTCCGGCCCGCCTCAACGAGTTTGCCCACATGGGGGCGATCGGGTGGGTCCAACCGGACGGCGAAGTGGCCTGGAAGTGCGGCGGCTCGTTGATTTGGGACAACTTTGTCCTGACGGCGGCGCACTGTGCCGTCGACGAGAG gaatTTTCGACCGGATGTGGTTCGTTTTGGCGATTTGAACATCTTCAGTGCGGAGGGAGATGAAACTGCGCAGCAGGTCAAGATCGCTGAGGTGATTCGACATCCGGAGCATCGATTCTCTGCCAACTATCACGATGTGGCGTTGCTCAGACTGGAGCGTAATGTTAC GATCAATAAAGCTGTAGTTCCAGCTTGTCTGTGGCCCCACCAGGAAGTTCGTTTCAAGCGAATGCATGCCGTTGGATGGGGCCAGGTTGGATTTG GAGAAAAGCAAACTCCGGAATTGCTAAAGATGGAGTTGTCACCTGTCCCAAGTTCAGATTGTGAAAAAGTGTTCAACAATGAAACCATCCGGAAGCTACGTTCCGGACTGCAAGAGCAACACATTTGTGCTTCTGACAAAGTTGCAGACACTTGCCAG GGCGATTCCGGGGGACCACTGCAGGTCAAGCTAATGCACAACATCCGCGAGACTCCGTTTATCGTCGGAGTAACCTCGTTCGGGCTGCCATGCTCTCCGGATAGTCCCGGCGTATACACCCGGGTGGCCCCCTACCTGGACTGGATCTTGGTCACCATGAAGGAGAGTGGCGCTCCCGTTGACGAGCAAACGTTCAACACGACCACGTGTGCCCATCGGTACGTCAAGCTGCGGGATTATTACGATGCGATTGTTACCAAGCGGAATGGTTCGCGTAGTGAAATCGATGCTTTTCAGCAACATTTAATAACCCGCCAAGGATTGCCTCCGTTTGTGGCCAAACTGGGCTGGGGAAACGGAACTGAGGCGAACGATAACTGCTACGGAGTCATCGTGGACGAGGAAACCGTACTGACGGTGGCGGATTGTACGGAGTTTAAGGG AAAACAACTCAGCCACATAGTTCACCCAACGAGTGTTGAAATATCAAGCGTACATGTCCATCCTCGGTATAAGAAAGGCACCAGTTATTACAACATTGCAATTTTAAAGCTAAAATCATTTCTAAACTACATACAACCAAGTTGCATTTGGCACGGCACGGAACTCCcacgaaaacaatttgaaacgcTTGGTTTTGGACGAACCGACCTCGTGGCCGCACTTTACGAAGGAGATGAGCTTGAATTAA ATCCCCGAACCAGCCCGTTGATCTCCCGGATATCCGCGCGCAACGAGTCGACCTGCCGAATTTCCGCTGCCCACCTGCCCCGCATTAAGCACGGCCTAGCGCGGGAGCACGTTTGCGCCGGGAACGATTTCTTCCTAGTTCCCGAGATGTGCCACCTCCCCGCGGGAGCACCGCTGCACTCTTCGGTTGTTCTTCAAAGCGACTCGTACGATACAACCTTCGCGTTGACTCAGTTTGGCCGGGACTGTGGCTACGGCGAGCACCTGATTGCGACCCGCCTGTTTAGCCATGTGGACTGGCTGAAGTCGGTGCTGTTGCCAGCGGGTGGGGGATTTGCCGGGGGAGCGGTTCAATTTTTGGACCCGGATCGGTTCGAGGGAGATCGCTGTCGCGTTGAGGTGGACGGTGACGGACGATGCGTTCCGCTGGGGCAGTGCTTTTCTAGTGGGAAGGAGTTTGCGCAGCAGAAGGTGGTGAAATTTTGTTCTAACACTAGGGTGGTTTGTTGTTTGATGGAGAGGATCGAGGAGATCAAGCAGAAATTACGGAGGACGGAGTTGGACGAGTGTCCGGCAGTTGTGAGGAGCTTGAAACCTCAGTATCTGACTACTTTG gtgacttttggCTGGAGAAACGGAACTTCATACAACTACCGGTGCTTAGGGTCTATCATAACTCGTCACATGGTCATAACCACCCGAAGTTGTTTGGAGGATGGAAAACCGGACGTGGTGATAATTAACGAAAAAGTCAATATGTTCCCAGTTGGTGATGTCCGCTTTCATGACTCATACAACGCTACTGATAGTAGCTTCGACATAGCACTGGTCGAAGTGTCCAAACCGTTCACCTGGACTTCGCACGTATTCCCAAACTGTTTGTGGACGAACAAAACACACACTCCGTTGGTTATGAGGAGAATTTACGTCAGTG ATAAAGGCAATCTCACCATGGAACACGTGGTTTCCAAGTACAATTCGGACTGCCAGCGGCAACACCCGACCCAGCTGCGCCGATCGAAGCTATGTGTGAAACGTCCTTCCACGGCGGATAAAGTGGCCATGTGTAGCAACTCTGGCGATGTGTTGCTGTCGCAGGCGGCGGACTACGTCACGTATCTGGTTGGGCTGGGACTGCGCGAGCGGGAGTGCGAACGCTGGGATTACGGAACGTATACCCGGATGTCGGCACTGGTTGGCTGGATCAAGAGTCATGTTGCGGGGTGA
- the LOC6037536 gene encoding uncharacterized protein LOC6037536 isoform X1, with the protein MWLWVLVAASFGGCAVLGNVAPHRGESLLMPDERTSLDDCHVRFYKFYQSGQGGIGGRPARLNEFAHMGAIGWVQPDGEVAWKCGGSLIWDNFVLTAAHCAVDERNFRPDVVRFGDLNIFSAEGDETAQQVKIAEVIRHPEHRFSANYHDVALLRLERNVTINKAVVPACLWPHQEVRFKRMHAVGWGQVGFGEKQTPELLKMELSPVPSSDCEKVFNNETIRKLRSGLQEQHICASDKVADTCQGDSGGPLQVKLMHNIRETPFIVGVTSFGLPCSPDSPGVYTRVAPYLDWILVTMKESGAPVDEQTFNTTTCAHRYVKLRDYYDAIVTKRNGSRSEIDAFQQHLITRQGLPPFVAKLGWGNGTEANDNCYGVIVDEETVLTVADCTEFKGFRKQLSHIVHPTSVEISSVHVHPRYKKGTSYYNIAILKLKSFLNYIQPSCIWHGTELPRKQFETLGFGRTDLVAALYEGDELELNPRTSPLISRISARNESTCRISAAHLPRIKHGLAREHVCAGNDFFLVPEMCHLPAGAPLHSSVVLQSDSYDTTFALTQFGRDCGYGEHLIATRLFSHVDWLKSVLLPAGGGFAGGAVQFLDPDRFEGDRCRVEVDGDGRCVPLGQCFSSGKEFAQQKVVKFCSNTRVVCCLMERIEEIKQKLRRTELDECPAVVRSLKPQYLTTLVTFGWRNGTSYNYRCLGSIITRHMVITTRSCLEDGKPDVVIINEKVNMFPVGDVRFHDSYNATDSSFDIALVEVSKPFTWTSHVFPNCLWTNKTHTPLVMRRIYVSDKGNLTMEHVVSKYNSDCQRQHPTQLRRSKLCVKRPSTADKVAMCSNSGDVLLSQAADYVTYLVGLGLRERECERWDYGTYTRMSALVGWIKSHVAG; encoded by the exons TTGCACCACACCGCGGTGAATCGTTGCTGATGCCCGACGAGCGCACCAGCCTGGACGACTGCCACGTGCGGTTCTACAAATTTTACCAGTCCGGCCAGGGCGGTATCGGTGGGCGTCCGGCCCGCCTCAACGAGTTTGCCCACATGGGGGCGATCGGGTGGGTCCAACCGGACGGCGAAGTGGCCTGGAAGTGCGGCGGCTCGTTGATTTGGGACAACTTTGTCCTGACGGCGGCGCACTGTGCCGTCGACGAGAG gaatTTTCGACCGGATGTGGTTCGTTTTGGCGATTTGAACATCTTCAGTGCGGAGGGAGATGAAACTGCGCAGCAGGTCAAGATCGCTGAGGTGATTCGACATCCGGAGCATCGATTCTCTGCCAACTATCACGATGTGGCGTTGCTCAGACTGGAGCGTAATGTTAC GATCAATAAAGCTGTAGTTCCAGCTTGTCTGTGGCCCCACCAGGAAGTTCGTTTCAAGCGAATGCATGCCGTTGGATGGGGCCAGGTTGGATTTG GAGAAAAGCAAACTCCGGAATTGCTAAAGATGGAGTTGTCACCTGTCCCAAGTTCAGATTGTGAAAAAGTGTTCAACAATGAAACCATCCGGAAGCTACGTTCCGGACTGCAAGAGCAACACATTTGTGCTTCTGACAAAGTTGCAGACACTTGCCAG GGCGATTCCGGGGGACCACTGCAGGTCAAGCTAATGCACAACATCCGCGAGACTCCGTTTATCGTCGGAGTAACCTCGTTCGGGCTGCCATGCTCTCCGGATAGTCCCGGCGTATACACCCGGGTGGCCCCCTACCTGGACTGGATCTTGGTCACCATGAAGGAGAGTGGCGCTCCCGTTGACGAGCAAACGTTCAACACGACCACGTGTGCCCATCGGTACGTCAAGCTGCGGGATTATTACGATGCGATTGTTACCAAGCGGAATGGTTCGCGTAGTGAAATCGATGCTTTTCAGCAACATTTAATAACCCGCCAAGGATTGCCTCCGTTTGTGGCCAAACTGGGCTGGGGAAACGGAACTGAGGCGAACGATAACTGCTACGGAGTCATCGTGGACGAGGAAACCGTACTGACGGTGGCGGATTGTACGGAGTTTAAGGG TTTTAGAAAACAACTCAGCCACATAGTTCACCCAACGAGTGTTGAAATATCAAGCGTACATGTCCATCCTCGGTATAAGAAAGGCACCAGTTATTACAACATTGCAATTTTAAAGCTAAAATCATTTCTAAACTACATACAACCAAGTTGCATTTGGCACGGCACGGAACTCCcacgaaaacaatttgaaacgcTTGGTTTTGGACGAACCGACCTCGTGGCCGCACTTTACGAAGGAGATGAGCTTGAATTAA ATCCCCGAACCAGCCCGTTGATCTCCCGGATATCCGCGCGCAACGAGTCGACCTGCCGAATTTCCGCTGCCCACCTGCCCCGCATTAAGCACGGCCTAGCGCGGGAGCACGTTTGCGCCGGGAACGATTTCTTCCTAGTTCCCGAGATGTGCCACCTCCCCGCGGGAGCACCGCTGCACTCTTCGGTTGTTCTTCAAAGCGACTCGTACGATACAACCTTCGCGTTGACTCAGTTTGGCCGGGACTGTGGCTACGGCGAGCACCTGATTGCGACCCGCCTGTTTAGCCATGTGGACTGGCTGAAGTCGGTGCTGTTGCCAGCGGGTGGGGGATTTGCCGGGGGAGCGGTTCAATTTTTGGACCCGGATCGGTTCGAGGGAGATCGCTGTCGCGTTGAGGTGGACGGTGACGGACGATGCGTTCCGCTGGGGCAGTGCTTTTCTAGTGGGAAGGAGTTTGCGCAGCAGAAGGTGGTGAAATTTTGTTCTAACACTAGGGTGGTTTGTTGTTTGATGGAGAGGATCGAGGAGATCAAGCAGAAATTACGGAGGACGGAGTTGGACGAGTGTCCGGCAGTTGTGAGGAGCTTGAAACCTCAGTATCTGACTACTTTG gtgacttttggCTGGAGAAACGGAACTTCATACAACTACCGGTGCTTAGGGTCTATCATAACTCGTCACATGGTCATAACCACCCGAAGTTGTTTGGAGGATGGAAAACCGGACGTGGTGATAATTAACGAAAAAGTCAATATGTTCCCAGTTGGTGATGTCCGCTTTCATGACTCATACAACGCTACTGATAGTAGCTTCGACATAGCACTGGTCGAAGTGTCCAAACCGTTCACCTGGACTTCGCACGTATTCCCAAACTGTTTGTGGACGAACAAAACACACACTCCGTTGGTTATGAGGAGAATTTACGTCAGTG ATAAAGGCAATCTCACCATGGAACACGTGGTTTCCAAGTACAATTCGGACTGCCAGCGGCAACACCCGACCCAGCTGCGCCGATCGAAGCTATGTGTGAAACGTCCTTCCACGGCGGATAAAGTGGCCATGTGTAGCAACTCTGGCGATGTGTTGCTGTCGCAGGCGGCGGACTACGTCACGTATCTGGTTGGGCTGGGACTGCGCGAGCGGGAGTGCGAACGCTGGGATTACGGAACGTATACCCGGATGTCGGCACTGGTTGGCTGGATCAAGAGTCATGTTGCGGGGTGA